The DNA sequence TTTCGAAGGCGCGGCGTGGGCCGCGAAGAGCCAACCGGCGGCGAAGGCGAGCCCCCAGGCTCCGATTCGCAAGGGCAACGGTCTCCTCCGGGGCGCGCCGTGGGGAGGGGGGCTGCCTGGCAAAGCAGACGAAGCCCCGGCGGGCATGGAGACTAACGCTGGGCGCCGAGATTGCCCGTCCGCGCTGGGGCGAGGAGCGGGATCCGTCACAGTTCCGCGTCCTTGAAGAACATGGCGGACTGGTCGCCCTGGTAGACCAGGTCGCCCTCCTGGAGGAAGTGGAACTCGTAGCGGAGCACCACGCGCTTCGGACCGATGCGCTTGCGGGTCTCCTGGCTCTCGAGGTGGAGCGGTGGCCCGAGTCGTGCCAGCCGCTTGAAGTCGGCGCGGTGGATCCGGTTCCCGAACCCCGACCATCCTTCGTCCCACTTGCAGCCGTGAAAGAACCAGGCGTGCAGGCAACCGAGGTTTCCCGTCAGAATGAGCATGTCTGCCGCGGACACATGGGCCGGATGGCCTCGATCGACCCGCTGAAAGCGCGCGATGGGAAGCTCCTGGGTCGTGTCGAGCCGGGCCTCGATGCGCCCCGCATCGGCGTCCAGGCGCGAGATCTCGTCGATCAAGAAGATCTCGTCCCGGTACAAGAACGTGTCGAGGAAGCGCCGCAGGTCGCCGGGCGTCCAGGGAGGGGGCAGGGCGGTCGGGGCGTTCACGACTTCCTTTCGAGCAGCGTCGCATGGGCGAGCGCGCACAGCGATTCGCCCGCTTCGAAGCGGATCTCCACGTGGGCGCTGCGGTCCCGCTTGTGGACGACGTGGCCTGCCATCTCGAACTCGGGACCCTGCACGGGCGCGAAGTAGTCGACACGAAGGTGCGTGGTGGCCAGCCATTGGCGCGGCTCGTCTGCCGCCCGGGACTGGTGGAAGACGAAGAGCGCGAAGAAGTCGACATAGGTC is a window from the Myxococcota bacterium genome containing:
- a CDS encoding PaaI family thioesterase, whose product is MLKDVPLEEWAKAWSTEDPERLVGRGHPVGDFLAADRWVVLEREPGRLRVRCALVEAVRNPKGELFGGFTPTYVDFFALFVFHQSRAADEPRQWLATTHLRVDYFAPVQGPEFEMAGHVVHKRDRSAHVEIRFEAGESLCALAHATLLERKS